A single window of Pungitius pungitius chromosome 20, fPunPun2.1, whole genome shotgun sequence DNA harbors:
- the lratd1 gene encoding protein LRATD1, with protein sequence MGNQLDRITHLNYSELPTGDPSGLEKDELRVGVAYFFSDEEEEVDDRTPSDCGFAKELNPAEEGPFSVSEVEYSAFCCQECIFSKLRENEDLNVYSAKTLLTMCKPGDLLELVATAQAPHWAIYEQDDRVIHLHKGEIRKDSLLEISNGRHGRIVNNRYRYRPLHPDLVMQNAVGHLGLSSEEICWTNAESFAAWCRFGKREFKAGGEAHSAQQQYFLKVHLSGSGVHTLVFRSLEDMIRERRRVDASGILKELSLVNGGKE encoded by the coding sequence ATGGGAAATCAACTGGATCGGATCACCCACCTCAACTACAGCGAGCTGCCCACGGGGGATCCGTCCGGGCTGGAGAAGGACGAGCTTCGGGTCGGCGTCGCCTACTTCTTCtctgacgaagaggaggaggtggacgacCGGACTCCGTCCGACTGCGGCTTCGCCAAGGAACTAAACCCGGCCGAGGAGGGACCATTCTCGGTCAGCGAGGTGGAGTACTCAGCCTTCTGCTGCCAGGAATGCATCTTCTCCAAGCTGCGGGAGAACGAGGACTTGAACGTGTACTCGGCCAAAACTTTGCTGACAATGTGCAAACCGGGGGACCTGCTGGAGCTGGTGGCCACAGCGCAGGCCCCCCACTGGGCCATCTACGAGCAGGACGACCGGGTCATTCATCTGCACAAGGGCGAGATCCGCAAGGACAGCCTGCTTGAGATCAGCAACGGCCGCCACGGAAGGATAGTCAACAATCGGTACCGGTACCGACCGCTTCACCCTGACTTAGTGATGCAGAACGCCGTGGGACACTTGGGCCTGAGCAGCGAGGAGATATGCTGGACCAACGCGGAAAGTTTCGCAGCTTGGTGCCGCTTTGGGAAACGGGAGTTCAAAGCTGGGGGAGAGGCGCACTCGGCGCAGCAGCAGTATTTCCTCAAAGTGCATCTGTCCGGCAGCGGGGTGCACACTCTGGTCTTTCGCAGCTTGGAGGACATGATCCGGGAGAGGAGGCGAGTGGACGCCAGTGGCATTCTCAAAGAGCTGTCTTTGGTTAACGGGGGCAAGGAGTGA